TACTACTAGAGCAACTGAGCCTTTTAAATCCACTGTATCATATGACTCTCCATCCATATCCAAGGCATAAATCCATATACCTTCTTTCTTAAGCTTCTCAACTGTAGATACTAGATTGGTTACTTTTATAACCTTCATGTAAGACGCCGCTCCAGCAGCTGTCTTTTCTACAGTTGCATTCACAGAGGCCGATCTTCGTTTTGGTATGATTACACCGTGAGCTCCAGCACCCTCTGCAGAACGAATTATAGCTCCTAGATTATGAGGATCTTCTATTTCGTCCAATATAATAAAGAAAGGTTTTTCATCCTTTTCTCTAATTTCATCTAACACTTCTTCAAGTTCATAGTATTTATAATCTGTTACTAGCGCCACAACCCCTTGATGCTGGGTGCCTTCAGCAAGTTCATCTAGTTTGGTTTTATCAACCTCTTTGATTAATATTTTCTGTTCTTTTGCTATAGAGAGGATTTTTTTAATAGAGCCCTCTTTATCTCCCGCTTTAATATATAGGCAATCTATAGTCCGATTGCTTTTAAGTGCTTCAAGCACTGGATTTCTTCCTGATATATTCATACTGGTTTCTTCTTTCTATTTTAGATAATTTTTATAAGGAGATAACAGGTACCTCCTTATAAATTTAAATACAGCGATTTAATTTCTTTACAATTGCTTTTAGTTTTATAAACTAGCTTCGATAGCTTCAATTTTAGATTTTGGGATGTCTGGTCGTTTACATGACATAGCACCTTCCTTACAACTACCCTTGTAGCAACTAGGACCTGCATTTTTAAACAAAATAGGTGCTACGCTCTTTACTTCTCTTAGCATTTCAAAAGCTAAATCTCTGATTTCCCATTGTGCTCTTTCACAACATCTATGAGTGAAGAAATTCATAAGGGAGCGCGCATTCATGCTTACTACCATTTTAGTCTCACAGGCATTAGGAAATACATATCTAGCATCTTCTATAGATACTTTTTCAGCAGCTGAGGCCGCTTTTTTTTCACTCATGCCTTGTTTTATAAACTCTGCATAATTCTTTTCATATAGTTTTTCAACTATTTCATCATAAGCTTTTTGGTCTGCTTCCATAGCTTTTAAAAATATGGACTTAGCCTCTTCATTGGCTTCTATTTGTGGTGGAACTATGTATTCAAATTGGCTTAGCTTTACATATCTTTGTGACTGCTGAGAAAAGCTAGCAATTCTGTGTCTTACTACTTGGTGAGAACAGGCTCTTGATATTCCTTCAATAGAAAACGTAAAGCTTACATGCTCTATAGGGCTTTCGTGTCCCATTGATACAAGAATGCCAAGAAACTTCTCAACCTCTTGAGGTGATAAACCTTCACCTATAGACTCTGCTCCAACTGGAGAATAGCAAAGTTTAGCGGCCATAGACACAACCTTGTCCGGATTATCTGTATGTGCAATTAGTTTTACTCTCATCATAAGCTCCCCTTTTCTTGTAAAGTTCTTTGACTTAATATATCATATTTAGCATTTATACACAATTCAAGAAAATACTAAGAATTTGTCAAAAAAAACAATATCTCAGAATGCATTTACACTAGAACTTAATGTTTCATCAGTATAAATTATAATCTGAGATATAATTTTATTATTATCGCTTTCTTCAATATATTTACTTGCTTCAAATATTTTTTTATTCAAGTGGTATTT
This is a stretch of genomic DNA from Acetoanaerobium sticklandii. It encodes these proteins:
- the rlmB gene encoding 23S rRNA (guanosine(2251)-2'-O)-methyltransferase RlmB — protein: MNISGRNPVLEALKSNRTIDCLYIKAGDKEGSIKKILSIAKEQKILIKEVDKTKLDELAEGTQHQGVVALVTDYKYYELEEVLDEIREKDEKPFFIILDEIEDPHNLGAIIRSAEGAGAHGVIIPKRRSASVNATVEKTAAGAASYMKVIKVTNLVSTVEKLKKEGIWIYALDMDGESYDTVDLKGSVALVVGNEGKGISRLLKDNCDFTLKIPMKGNVGSLNASVAASILLYEVVRQRRNS
- the thyX gene encoding FAD-dependent thymidylate synthase; translated protein: MRVKLIAHTDNPDKVVSMAAKLCYSPVGAESIGEGLSPQEVEKFLGILVSMGHESPIEHVSFTFSIEGISRACSHQVVRHRIASFSQQSQRYVKLSQFEYIVPPQIEANEEAKSIFLKAMEADQKAYDEIVEKLYEKNYAEFIKQGMSEKKAASAAEKVSIEDARYVFPNACETKMVVSMNARSLMNFFTHRCCERAQWEIRDLAFEMLREVKSVAPILFKNAGPSCYKGSCKEGAMSCKRPDIPKSKIEAIEASL